One region of Camelina sativa cultivar DH55 chromosome 6, Cs, whole genome shotgun sequence genomic DNA includes:
- the LOC104792509 gene encoding RNA-binding protein CP29B, chloroplastic, with product MAASASSLALSTFNPKSLPFCVSRPASASLLPPSLSFKLNSDSVSVSISAKWNSSPASRFVRNVAVSSDFEVEEDGFADDAAPAPQQEQSFSADLKLFVGNLPFNVDSAQLAQLFESAGNVEMVEVIYDKITGRSRGFGFVTMSSVSEVEAAAQQFNGYELDGRPLRVNAGPPPPKREDGFSRGPRSSFGGSGSGYGGGSSAGSGNRVYVGNLSWGVDDMALESLFAEQGKVVEARVIYDRDSGRSKGFGFVTYNSSQEVQNAINSLNGADLDGRQIRVSEAEARPPRRQF from the exons ATGGctgcttcagcttcttctctcGCTCTCTCCACCTTCAACCCTAAATCTCTTCCTTTCTGCGTCTCTAGACCAGCCTCTGCTTCTCTCTTACCTCCTTCCCTCTCCTTTAAACTCAATTCCGATTCCGTTTCCGTCTCCATCTCCGCCAAATGGAACAGCTCTCCCGCTTCTCGCTTCGTCCGTAACGTCGCTGTTTCCTCAGACTTCGAGGTCGAAGAAGATGGTTTCGCTGATGACGCTGCCCCCGCGCCCCAGCAGGAGCAATCTTTCTCTGCTGACCTTAAACTCTTTGTTGGTAACCTTCCGTTCAACGTTGACAGTGCTCAGCTCGCTCAGCTCTTTGAGAGCGCCGGAAATGTTGAGATGGTTGAG GTTATCTATGACAAAATAACAGGACGAAGCAGGGGTTTTGGATTCGTGACTATGTCTTCAGTTTCTGAAGTTGAGGCTGCTGCTCAGCAGTTCAATGGCTAT GAGTTGGATGGTAGACCATTGAGAGTTAACGCGGGTCCTCCTCCACCAAAGAGGGAAGATGGTTTCTCCAGAGGTCCCAGAAGCAGCTTTGGAGGCTCAGGTTCTGGATATGGAGGAGGTTCTAGTGCTGGTTCAGGAAACCGTGTTTATGTGGGCAATCTCTCTTGGGGAGTCGACGACATGGCTCTTGAGAGTTTGTTCGCGGAGCAAGGAAAGGTTGTTGAGGCTAGAGTCATCTATGACAGGGACAGTGGTCGATCCAAGGGTTTTGGGTTTGTGACATACAACTCTTCTCAAGAAGTCCAAAATGCCATCAATTCCTTGAATGGAGCT GATTTGGACGGCAGACAAATTAGAGTCTCAGAAGCTGAGGCTAGGCCTCCAAGGCGCCAATTTTGA
- the LOC104792510 gene encoding pentatricopeptide repeat-containing protein At2g37230-like, with protein sequence MAFISRSKPYQSKARVYLSLPRSSNSSFLSLSRFFSSIEDIKTPGDANPETETADANPETKKNPPGTRPIRERFQRGKRQNHEKLEDTICRMMDNRAWTTRLQNSIRDLVPEWDHSLVYNVLHGAKKLEHALQFFRWTERSGLISHDRDTHMKMIKMLGEVHKVNYARCILLDMPEKGVPWDEDMFVVLIESYGKAGIVQESVKIFQKMKDLGVERTIKSYNTLFKVILRRGRYMMAKRYFNKMVSEGVEPTRHTYNLMLWGFFLSLRLETALRFFEDMKTRGISPDAVTYNTMINGYCRFKKMDEAEKLFVEMKGDNIEPSVVSYTTMIKGYLSVDRVDDGLRIFEEMRSSGIEPNATTYSTLLPGLCDAGKMVEAKNILKNMMAKHIAPKDNSIFLKLLVSQSKAGDMAAATEVLKAMATLNVPAEAGHYGVLIENQCKANAYNRAIKLLDTLLEKEIILRHQDTLEMEPSAFNPIIEYLCNNGQTSKAEVLFRQLMKRGVQDQDALNNLIRGHAKEGNPDSSYEILKIMSRRGVPRESNAYELLIKSYMSKGEPGDAKTALDSMVEDGHVPDSSLFRSVIGSLFEDGRVQTASRVMMIMIDKNVGIEENMDLIAKILEALLMRGHVEEALGRIDLLNQNGHTADLDSLLSVLSEKGKTIAALKLLDFGLERDLSLEFSSYDKVLDALLGAGKTLNAYSVLCKIMGKGSATDWKSCDELIKSLNQEGNTKQADVLSRMIKKGQGSVSL encoded by the coding sequence ATGGCTTTCATTTCCAGATCTAAACCCTATCAATCAAAAGCTAGGGTTTATCTCTCACTTCCCAGATCGTCAAACTCATCATTCCTCTCGCTCTCTCGTTTCTTCAGCTCAATCGAAGACATCAAAACTCCAGGAGACGCAAACCCAGAAACCGAAACCGCAGACGCAAACCCCGAGACGAAGAAGAATCCTCCGGGGACGAGGCCGATTAGGGAGAGGTTCCAACGAGGTAAGCGTCAAAACCATGAAAAGCTAGAGGATACAATATGTAGAATGATGGATAACCGTGCTTGGACGACACGTTTACAGAACTCGATCCGAGATCTTGTGCCTGAATGGGATCATTCTTTGGTCTATAATGTCTTGCACGGTGCTAAGAAACTTGAGCACGCACTTCAGTTTTTCCGGTGGACTGAGAGATCTGGTTTGATTAGTCATGATAGAGATACGCATATGAAAATGATTAAGATGTTGGGTGAGGTTCACAAGGTTAATTATGCTCGGTGTATTTTATTGGATATGCCTGAAAAGGGTGTTCCTTGGGATGAGGATATGTTTGTGGTGCTTATTGAGAGTTACGGCAAAGCTGGGATTGTGCAAGAGTCTGTTAAGATCTTTCAGAAGATGAAGGATTTGGGTGTGGAGAGGACGATTAAGTCTTATAATACTCTGTTTAAGGTGATTTTGAGACGTGGTCGGTATATGATGGCGAAACGGTATTTTAATAAGATGGTAAGTGAAGGTGTTGAGCCAACTAGGCATACTTACAACCTAATGCTGTGGGGgttctttttgtctttgagGTTAGAGACTGCGTTGAGGTTCTTTGAAGATATGAAAACTCGAGGGATCTCGCCTGATGCTGTTACGTATAATACTATGATCAATGGGTACTGCCGGTTTAAGAAGATGGACGAGGCTGAGAAGTTGTTTGTGGAGATGAAAGGGGATAATATTGAGCCTAGTGTTGTGAGTTACACCACGATGATTAAAGGATATCTTTCGGTGGACCGAGTTGATGATGGTTTGAGAATCTTTGAGGAGATGAGATCTTCTGGTATTGAGCCGAATGCTACGACGTATTCGACGTTGTTGCCAGGTCTGTGTGATGCTGGGAAAATGGTGGAGGCTAAGAATATTTTGAAGAATATGATGGCGAAACACATTGCTCCAAAAGATAACTCGATCTTTCTGAAGCTTTTGGTTTCTCAGAGCAAAGCTGGGGATATGGCAGCAGCTACTGAGGTGCTCAAAGCCATGGCTACATTGAATGTTCCAGCAGAAGCAGGACATTACGGTGTCTTGATCGAGAATCAATGCAAGGCTAATGCATACAATCGTGCTATCAAGCTTTTAGACACACTACTTGAGAAAGAAATCATATTGAGGCATCAGGATACTCTGGAAATGGAGCCCAGCGCTTTTAACCCGATCATCGAGTATTTGTGCAACAATGGCCAAACGTCGAAAGCAGAAGTGCTTTTCAGGCAGCTGATGAAAAGAGGTGTTCAAGACCAAGATGCTTTGAACAATCTAATCCGTGGGCATGCAAAAGAAGGAAACCCGGATTCTAGTTACGAGATTCTGAAGATTATGTCGAGGAGAGGTGTCCCTAGAGAATCAAATGCATATGAGCTGCTCATCAAGAGCTACATGAGCAAAGGTGAGCCTGGAGATGCGAAAACCGCACTGGACAGCATGGTCGAAGATGGGCATGTCCCAGATTCATCGCTTTTCAGGTCAGTGATTGGGAGTTTGTTTGAGGATGGTAGGGTGCAGACAGCAAGCCgtgtgatgatgatcatgatagATAAAAACGTTGGCATcgaagaaaacatggatttgaTTGCCAAGATCTTGGAAGCTCTGTTAATGAGAGGGCACGTAGAAGAAGCCCTCGGGCGTATAGATCTTCTGAACCAAAACGGACACACAGCTGATCTGGACAGCCTCTTATCTGTTCTGAGCGAGAAAGGAAAGACGATTGCAGCATTGAAGCTGTTAGACTTCGGGCTGGAGAGGGATCTCAGCTTAGAGTTTTCGAGCTATGACAAAGTGTTGGATGCGCTTTTAGGAGCCGGGAAGACACTGAATGCGTACTCAGTTCTGTGTAAGATCATGGGGAAAGGAAGTGCAACAGATTGGAAGAGCTGTGATGAACTGATCAAGAGCTTGAACCAGGAAGGGAACACAAAGCAAGCTGATGTTCTTTCTAGAATGATCAAAAAGGGACAAGGATCTGTTTCTTTATAG
- the LOC104792511 gene encoding thioredoxin-like protein AAED1, chloroplastic, which yields MAVSLSSPSSSTINSITLQPKLKVVHGLRTVLPGYSVKSHFRGVSLRRRAVVVSAITGASGTGIGKDTAELLDKVKVLDLRGNEIPISDLWKDRKAVVAFARHFGCVLCRKRAAYLAEKKDVMDASGVALVLIGPGSIDQANTFVEQTNFKGEVYADPNHASYEALEFVSGVTVTFTPKAAMKIIESYMEGYRQDWKLSFMKDTVERGGWQQGGILVAGPGKHNISYIRKDKEAGDDPPIQEILKACCA from the exons ATGGCGGTTTCTCTATCGTCACCATCGTCTTCGACGATCAATTCCATAACTTTACAGCCAAAGCTGAAGGTGGTTCATGGATTAAGAACAGTACTTCCTGGTTATTCTGTCAAATCTCACTTTCGTGGTGTTTCTCTCCGGCGTAGGGCTGTTGTTGTGTCGGCCATTACTGGCGCTTCAG GAACTGGGATTGGGAAAGATACAGCTGAGTTGTTAGATAAAGTGAAAGTCTTGGATTTGAGAGGAAATGAGATTCCGATTTCTGATTTATGGAAAGATAGGAAGGCTGTTGTTGCATTTGCTCGTcattttgg ATGCGTGCTCTGTCGGAAACGAGCTGCTTATCTTGCAGAAAAGAAG GATGTGATGGATGCATCTGGTGTGGCTCTTGTTCTGATCGGACCAGGAAGTATCGATCAG GCTAATACTTTTGTGGAACAGACTAATTTTAAAGGAG aGGTTTATGCAGATCCAAACCACGCATCATACGAGGCGCTAGAGTTTGTTTCAGGGGTTACTGTGACATTTACCCCCAAA GCTGCTATGAAGATAATAGAGTCTTACATGGAAGGATACCGCCAAGACTGGAAACTCTCCTTTATGAAAGATACAGTAGAAAGAGGCGGCTG GCAACAAGGCGGAATCCTAGTTGCTGGACCTGGAAAACATAACATCTCTTACATCCGCAAg GACAAAGAAGCTGGAGATGACCCACCTATTCAAGAGATTTTAAAAGCGTGTTGCGCTTGA
- the LOC104792512 gene encoding adenylate kinase 1, chloroplastic: MARVVRVARSSSLFGFGNRFYSTEASHASSPFLHGGGARKVAAKDRNVQWVFLGCPGVGKGTYASRLSTLLGVPHIATGDLVREALASSGPLSQKLSEIVNQGKLVSDEIIVDLLSKRLEAGEAKGESGFILDGFPRTMRQAEILGDVTDIDLVVNLKLPEEVLVEKCLGRRTCNQCGKGFNIAHINLKGENGRPAISMDPLMPPPNCMSKLITRADDTEEVVKARLRIYSETSQPLEEYYRNKGKLMEFDLPGGIPESWPRLLEALRLDEYEEKQSAVA; the protein is encoded by the exons ATGGCGAGAGTAGTGCGTGTGGCGAGATCCTCCTCCCTATTTGGCTTCGGTAACCGATTCTACTCTACCGAAGCTAGCCACGCGTCTTCGCCGTTTCTTCACGGCGGCGGAGCTCGTAAGGTTGCTGCGAAAGATAGGAATGTTCAGTGGGTGTTTCTCGGGTGTCCTGGTGTTGGAAAAGGTACTTACGCTAGCAGACTTTCGACCCTTCTTGGTGTTCCTCATATAGCTACCGGTGATCTCGTCCGTGAGGCGCTAGCTTCTTCTGGACCTCTCTCCCAAAAG CTATCGGAGATTGTAAACCAGGGGAAATTGGTGTCTGATGAGATTATAGTTGACTTATTGTCCAAGAGACTTGAGGCTGGTGAAGCCAAAGGTGAATCAGGGTTTATTCTTGATGGCTTTCCAAGGACCATGAGACAAGCT GAAATACTGGGAGATGTAACTGACATCGATTTGGTGGTGAATTTGAAGCTACCTGAGGAAGTTTTGGTTGAGAAATGCCTTGGGAGGAGAACCTGTAATCAATGTGGTAAAGGTTTTAATATCGCACACATCAACTTAAAGGGTGAGAATGGAAGACCTGCTATTAGCATGGATCCGCTAATGCCTCCACCTAACTGTATGTCAAAGCTCATCACTCGAGCTGATGATACTGAAGAGGTTGTGAAAGCAAGGCTTCGTATATACAGCGAAACG AGCCAGCCTCTAGAAGAATACTACCGTAACAAGGGAAAGCTAATGGAGTTTGACTTACCTGGAGGCATCCCGGAGTCTTGGCCAAGGCTATTAGAAGCCTTAAGGCTTGATGAGTACGAAGAGAAACAGTCTGCCGTGGCATAG
- the LOC104792513 gene encoding WRKY transcription factor 44 isoform X1: protein MEVKEVDRVIIAKPVASRPSSSSSFRNFTELLTDSVTVSPQSNCNDIVDAAIRPKTLRFNQPVAASVSYPRVERNNKGNGKSCDDSDSKSYVVYKPKAKLVSKATVSALANMLQGNMQQTWRQPEAVAYGKSVSQGTYRAGPNLVQKVPSFTEPETSVGDRSSVDGYNWRKYGQKQVKGSECPRSYYKCTHPKCPVKKKVERSVEGQVSEIVYQGEHNHSKPSCPLPRRASSTTSSGFQKPPKAVASEGSMGQDPTNSLYSSLWSNQSNESSKSRTDKMNEGCVITPFEFAVPKSTNSNAGTSDSGCRSSQCDEGSNGGELDDPNRNKRRKNEKQTSEAGVSQGSVESDSLEDGFRWRKYGQKVVGGNAYPRSYYRCTSANCRARKHVERASDDPRAFITTYEGKHNHHLLLNPPTSSSTLPFNSPQLSK, encoded by the exons ATGGAGGTGAAGGAGGTTGATAGAGTGATAATAGCAAAACCGGTGGCCTCGAGGCCTTCTTCAAGTTCTAGCTTCAGGAATTTCACTGAGCTTCTCACTGATTCAGTTACCGTATCTCCTCAATCTAATTGCAATGACATTGTAGACGCTGCTATAAGACCAAAGACTTTGAGGTTCAACCAGCCAGTTGCAGCTTCGGTCTCATATCCACGG GTTGAAAGAAACAATAAGGGAAATGGAAAGTCTTGTGATGATTCAGATAGCAAAAGCTATGTCGTTTATAAACCCAAAGCAAAGCTTGTCTCCAAAGCAACCGTCTCTGCATTGGCTAATATG cttCAGGGGAACATGCAGCAGACTTGGAGACAACCCGAAGCAGTAGCCTATGGGAAAAGTGTGAGCCAAGGTACATATCgagcgggtcctaatctagtccAGAAAGTTCCATCCTTTACGGAACCAGAGACATCTGTTGGGGACAGATCTTCAGTGGATGGATACAACTGGAGGAAATACGGACAGAAGCAAGTTAAAGGGAGTGAGTGTCCAAGGAGTTATTACAAATGCACACATCCCAAATGTccggtgaagaagaaagtagaGAGATCAGTGGAAGGTCAGGTTTCAGAGATTGTGTATCAAGGTGAGCATAATCACTCAAAGCCGTCTTGTCCTCTTCCACGGCGCGCTTCATCAACAACCTCTTCAGGGTTTCAGAAACCACCAAAAGCGGTTGCTTCTGAAGGATCAATGGGACAAGACCCTACCAATAGTCTCTATTCTTCTCTTTGGAGCAATCAAAGCAATGAATCTTCTAAAAGCAGAACAGATAAGATGAATGAGGGTTGTGTTATTACACCATTCGAGTTTGCGGTTCCAAAATCGACAAATTCGAATGCCGGAACTTCGGATTCTGGTTGCAGAAGTAGCCAATGTGATGAAGGCAGCAACGGAGGAGAGCTTGATGAtccaaacagaaacaaaagaag GAAGAACGAGAAGCAAACGAGTGAAGCAGGAGTATCGCAAGGCTCGGTGGAATCAGACAGTCTTGAAGATGGATTCAGGTGGAGGAAGTACGGACAAAAAGTGGTGGGAGGCAATGCGTATCCAAGAAGTTATTACAGATGCACGAGTGCTAATTGCAGAGCAAGGAAACATGTTGAGAGAGCGAGTGATGATCCAAGAGCTTTCATTACAACCTACGAGGGTAAACATAATCATCATTTGCTCTTGAACCCTCCAACTTCCTCCTCTACTCTTCCTTTTAACTCTCCACAGCTTTCTAAGTAA
- the LOC104792513 gene encoding WRKY transcription factor 44 isoform X2, which produces MEVKEVDRVIIAKPVASRPSSSSSFRNFTELLTDSVTVSPQSNCNDIVDAAIRPKTLRFNQPVAASVSYPRVERNNKGNGKSCDDSDSKSYVVYKPKAKLVSKATVSALANMGNMQQTWRQPEAVAYGKSVSQGTYRAGPNLVQKVPSFTEPETSVGDRSSVDGYNWRKYGQKQVKGSECPRSYYKCTHPKCPVKKKVERSVEGQVSEIVYQGEHNHSKPSCPLPRRASSTTSSGFQKPPKAVASEGSMGQDPTNSLYSSLWSNQSNESSKSRTDKMNEGCVITPFEFAVPKSTNSNAGTSDSGCRSSQCDEGSNGGELDDPNRNKRRKNEKQTSEAGVSQGSVESDSLEDGFRWRKYGQKVVGGNAYPRSYYRCTSANCRARKHVERASDDPRAFITTYEGKHNHHLLLNPPTSSSTLPFNSPQLSK; this is translated from the exons ATGGAGGTGAAGGAGGTTGATAGAGTGATAATAGCAAAACCGGTGGCCTCGAGGCCTTCTTCAAGTTCTAGCTTCAGGAATTTCACTGAGCTTCTCACTGATTCAGTTACCGTATCTCCTCAATCTAATTGCAATGACATTGTAGACGCTGCTATAAGACCAAAGACTTTGAGGTTCAACCAGCCAGTTGCAGCTTCGGTCTCATATCCACGG GTTGAAAGAAACAATAAGGGAAATGGAAAGTCTTGTGATGATTCAGATAGCAAAAGCTATGTCGTTTATAAACCCAAAGCAAAGCTTGTCTCCAAAGCAACCGTCTCTGCATTGGCTAATATG GGGAACATGCAGCAGACTTGGAGACAACCCGAAGCAGTAGCCTATGGGAAAAGTGTGAGCCAAGGTACATATCgagcgggtcctaatctagtccAGAAAGTTCCATCCTTTACGGAACCAGAGACATCTGTTGGGGACAGATCTTCAGTGGATGGATACAACTGGAGGAAATACGGACAGAAGCAAGTTAAAGGGAGTGAGTGTCCAAGGAGTTATTACAAATGCACACATCCCAAATGTccggtgaagaagaaagtagaGAGATCAGTGGAAGGTCAGGTTTCAGAGATTGTGTATCAAGGTGAGCATAATCACTCAAAGCCGTCTTGTCCTCTTCCACGGCGCGCTTCATCAACAACCTCTTCAGGGTTTCAGAAACCACCAAAAGCGGTTGCTTCTGAAGGATCAATGGGACAAGACCCTACCAATAGTCTCTATTCTTCTCTTTGGAGCAATCAAAGCAATGAATCTTCTAAAAGCAGAACAGATAAGATGAATGAGGGTTGTGTTATTACACCATTCGAGTTTGCGGTTCCAAAATCGACAAATTCGAATGCCGGAACTTCGGATTCTGGTTGCAGAAGTAGCCAATGTGATGAAGGCAGCAACGGAGGAGAGCTTGATGAtccaaacagaaacaaaagaag GAAGAACGAGAAGCAAACGAGTGAAGCAGGAGTATCGCAAGGCTCGGTGGAATCAGACAGTCTTGAAGATGGATTCAGGTGGAGGAAGTACGGACAAAAAGTGGTGGGAGGCAATGCGTATCCAAGAAGTTATTACAGATGCACGAGTGCTAATTGCAGAGCAAGGAAACATGTTGAGAGAGCGAGTGATGATCCAAGAGCTTTCATTACAACCTACGAGGGTAAACATAATCATCATTTGCTCTTGAACCCTCCAACTTCCTCCTCTACTCTTCCTTTTAACTCTCCACAGCTTTCTAAGTAA